The Flavobacterium commune genome contains a region encoding:
- a CDS encoding TatD family hydrolase, whose protein sequence is MQYFNLHTHQFKNQEAILELVNQYPWEFDDSITNYSIGIHPWHIVEARIHSDLAIIESKLPLQNCLALGECGLDKRIEISMDLQKAVFEKQLLLAEKYKKPVVIHCVAAFQELVEIKNQLQITVPIVIHGFSKNQQLAKQLLDNGFYLSFGKYLLMNPELESVFNSIPENRVFLETDTSDYTIEEVYALAAKYKKITVTGLQQIISNNFNTVFNK, encoded by the coding sequence ATGCAGTATTTCAATCTACATACACATCAGTTTAAAAATCAGGAAGCTATCCTGGAATTAGTCAATCAATATCCTTGGGAATTTGATGATTCGATTACTAATTATTCGATAGGAATTCATCCCTGGCATATTGTTGAAGCCAGAATTCACAGTGATTTAGCGATTATTGAAAGTAAATTGCCTTTGCAAAATTGTCTCGCGCTGGGCGAATGCGGATTGGACAAACGCATCGAAATTTCGATGGATTTACAAAAAGCCGTTTTTGAAAAACAACTGCTTTTGGCCGAAAAATACAAGAAACCGGTGGTGATTCATTGTGTGGCTGCTTTTCAGGAATTGGTAGAAATCAAGAATCAATTACAAATAACCGTTCCCATTGTAATTCATGGTTTTTCTAAAAATCAACAATTGGCAAAACAACTTTTAGATAATGGATTTTATCTTTCCTTTGGAAAATATTTACTGATGAATCCCGAATTGGAATCGGTTTTTAACAGTATTCCTGAGAATCGGGTTTTTCTGGAAACCGATACTTCGGATTACACTATCGAAGAAGTGTATGCCTTGGCAGCAAAATATAAAAAAATAACTGTAACGGGATTGCAGCAAATTATTTCGAATAATTTCAATACCGTTTTTAATAAATAA
- a CDS encoding DUF1684 domain-containing protein yields the protein MRFILLFVFLVQCSFGFSQKKFDAAAAKKYQQELNKEYADPKTSPLEVEDLRGFKGLDFYPVNKKFFVNAHFVRTSKEKPFQMKTTTNRTPVYVKYGEVHFEIDGQKCKLNLYQDVVSARNPEYKDDLFLPFFDKTSGKESYIGGKYIDLKIPKGNTIAIDFNTSYNPYCAYNYRYSCPKVPLENDLKVAIRAGVKKFHD from the coding sequence ATGAGGTTTATTCTGTTATTTGTTTTTTTAGTTCAATGTAGTTTTGGCTTTAGCCAGAAAAAATTTGATGCGGCTGCTGCCAAAAAGTACCAACAAGAACTGAATAAAGAATATGCTGACCCGAAAACGAGTCCGTTGGAAGTTGAAGATTTAAGGGGATTTAAAGGTTTAGATTTCTATCCTGTCAATAAAAAGTTTTTTGTTAACGCTCATTTTGTGAGAACTTCAAAAGAGAAGCCATTCCAAATGAAAACCACTACAAACAGAACGCCTGTTTATGTGAAATATGGTGAAGTACATTTTGAAATCGACGGGCAAAAATGCAAACTGAATCTTTATCAGGATGTGGTTTCGGCTAGAAATCCAGAATACAAGGACGATTTGTTTTTACCTTTTTTTGATAAAACATCTGGAAAAGAAAGTTACATAGGCGGGAAATACATTGATTTAAAAATCCCAAAAGGCAATACCATCGCCATTGATTTTAATACTTCATACAATCCCTATTGTGCTTATAATTACCGTTATTCTTGTCCTAAAGTACCTTTGGAGAATGATTTAAAAGTTGCTATTCGTGCCGGTGTAAAGAAATTTCACGATTAA